In one window of Paenibacillus thermoaerophilus DNA:
- a CDS encoding PIN/TRAM domain-containing protein produces the protein MLKRTIQVLLVAFGAWIGWLSSVPVSALLWNWSDGDLRVESSWLFALAGAAAGLAASLWGVEPAGKRLRVWETAMADMALAAIAARAAGLILGLGIAALVCPALTRLGDVGTVMAVALTAGLGAAGYRLGRTKSDELTAVWPGLQTKSNDETLREDHKILDTSVIIDGRIADICKTGFIEGTLVIPEFVLEELQHIADSSDLLKRNRGRRGLDILNKIQKELDVKVLIYDGDFEECSEVDSKLVRLAKLLKGKVITNDFNLNKVCELQGVPVLNINDLANAVKPVVLPGEEILVQVIKDGKEHGQGVAYLDDGTMIVVEGGRDYIGTTVEVMVTSVLQTSAGRMIFAKPKLLEKAQ, from the coding sequence ATGCTGAAGCGAACGATACAGGTCTTATTGGTGGCCTTCGGCGCTTGGATCGGTTGGCTGTCCAGCGTGCCGGTATCGGCTCTGTTATGGAATTGGTCGGACGGGGATCTGCGGGTCGAATCGTCATGGTTATTCGCACTGGCCGGAGCGGCTGCCGGATTGGCGGCATCGCTGTGGGGAGTGGAGCCGGCCGGCAAGCGCCTTCGCGTCTGGGAGACGGCGATGGCGGATATGGCCTTGGCGGCGATCGCAGCCAGAGCGGCTGGACTTATTCTTGGATTGGGCATCGCGGCTTTGGTCTGTCCGGCGTTGACTCGGCTGGGCGATGTCGGCACCGTGATGGCGGTTGCGCTGACGGCGGGTCTTGGAGCGGCAGGCTACCGGCTGGGCCGGACGAAGTCGGACGAGCTGACGGCGGTATGGCCCGGTCTTCAGACGAAATCCAATGATGAGACGTTGCGGGAAGATCACAAAATCCTGGATACGAGCGTCATTATCGACGGACGGATTGCGGATATCTGCAAGACCGGATTTATCGAGGGCACGCTGGTGATTCCCGAGTTCGTGCTGGAGGAACTGCAGCATATCGCCGATTCTTCGGATTTGCTGAAGCGCAACCGGGGAAGGCGGGGGCTCGATATCCTGAACAAGATCCAGAAGGAGCTCGACGTGAAGGTGTTGATCTACGACGGCGATTTCGAGGAATGCTCCGAAGTGGACAGCAAGCTGGTGAGACTGGCCAAGCTGCTCAAGGGCAAGGTCATCACCAACGACTTCAACCTGAACAAGGTGTGCGAGCTGCAAGGCGTGCCGGTGCTGAATATCAACGATTTGGCCAATGCCGTGAAACCGGTTGTGCTGCCGGGCGAAGAAATTCTCGTGCAGGTCATCAAGGACGGCAAGGAGCATGGTCAAGGCGTCGCCTATCTCGACGACGGCACGATGATCGTCGTGGAAGGCGGTCGCGATTATATCGGCACGACCGTCGAGGTTATGGTGACCAGCGTGCTGCAGACGTCCGCGGGCCGAATGATCTTCGCCAAACCGAAATTATTGGAAAAAGCGCAGTAA
- the pssA gene encoding CDP-diacylglycerol--serine O-phosphatidyltransferase has translation MIRNSIPNLFTVGNLFLGIVAIILAFTEQAELASIMVIVAMLLDGLDGRVARALNAQSEFGKELDSLSDVISFGVAPAFIMYVVAFQDLSSAPTAWIVTAIFPICGALRLARFNVIEGVPGYFIGLPIPAAGGILCTLALFEAQINSPVLLIVSTLLLSYLMISTVKYPSFKKIGLSKKALWVLPLLLVVCVVLAVKYPGPLSRLIFVPLLLYALWGLKKNVDVLIVYVFRRNRRKRDDRINRQA, from the coding sequence ATGATACGCAATTCCATCCCGAACCTGTTTACGGTGGGGAATTTGTTTTTGGGGATCGTCGCGATTATATTGGCTTTTACCGAGCAGGCCGAATTGGCCTCCATCATGGTCATCGTCGCCATGCTGCTGGACGGCTTGGACGGCAGGGTCGCCCGCGCGTTAAACGCGCAGAGCGAATTCGGCAAAGAGCTCGATTCGTTGTCGGACGTGATCTCTTTCGGCGTCGCCCCCGCGTTTATCATGTATGTCGTCGCCTTCCAGGATTTGTCCAGCGCGCCCACGGCTTGGATCGTCACCGCCATCTTCCCGATTTGCGGAGCGCTGCGTCTGGCCCGGTTCAATGTCATCGAAGGGGTTCCGGGATATTTTATCGGACTGCCGATTCCGGCGGCGGGCGGCATTCTCTGTACGCTCGCTCTGTTCGAAGCCCAAATCAACTCGCCGGTATTGCTGATCGTCAGCACGCTGCTGTTGTCGTATCTGATGATTAGCACCGTCAAATATCCGAGCTTCAAGAAAATCGGCCTTTCCAAAAAAGCGTTGTGGGTGTTGCCGCTGCTGCTTGTCGTCTGCGTCGTGCTGGCGGTTAAGTATCCGGGCCCGCTGTCCAGGCTGATTTTCGTGCCGCTCTTGCTGTACGCGCTCTGGGGCCTAAAAAAAAACGTTGATGTCCTGATCGTTTATGTGTTCCGGCGCAATCGCCGCAAGCGGGACGACCGCATCAACCGGCAAGCTTAA